In Dromaius novaehollandiae isolate bDroNov1 chromosome 3, bDroNov1.hap1, whole genome shotgun sequence, the following are encoded in one genomic region:
- the LOC112993183 gene encoding nuclear GTPase SLIP-GC-like isoform X1 has product MAEGGPEQQGNTDGGTEETPRKRKKFNRYQNFEDEEQEALKNCKRKQKDLRTILNESCIKLSDFLSLHGSPGTTDGFEYIENRLKGLKPDILLDPICIGLFGSTGAGKSTLLNAIIEKKFFLPVSGSKTCTSCVVQINTSRTKNYEAKIYLLSDEEWKDELKSLVALLEPDEDNEKDEERDENALKICAIYGQGAETKTYEELCAMKPIINIPSSRCISFKEMQAEALSEKLEPYIRTQNINDATRTEISEEDKKMQFWPLIKNVEVTLPRSDVLPEGVILMDIPGTGDFNSKRDAMWKENINRCSVIWVVNSFERIQGEKNHEKLLSEGVKAFQCGMCRDIALVATKSDSLDLEEYKRERKEKNTPLTNEHDAILERNAMVKQQKSKVVKRSLEKKLPNNSEVLQKADLVYTVSAREYWQGKKLSKEETEIPKLREYIWKFYVSEKRKVLIDYVQEALVIFKLLQSLSCNHDKQHLHVKKNTLKDFIMGKISELEKDIEKCFASMEQPLNEGVNEAKKSYEKIMRKFLTRDRGYQGYHRTLKAVCLKNGVFASRRFDRIDINESLAQPIYEKIDMNFGQIFRIQMGTRATLKANLVTFKCAVQQKLKETERKKSVADACRLEFLEQETDFILSETEKVILQRKADIYHSLSASIQKDLLLCYEEAAKIRGSQAYQRMQNVISQGIKNEVERGIFEKAKEKMKIELLKLKVDITGKLEKDFSDVLSLAFCPWEELDGKLPGLQQEFFFINMIHKELQAARDA; this is encoded by the exons ATGGCAGAGGGAGGACCAGAACAACAAG GCAACACGGATGGTGGAACAGAAGAGACtcccaggaaaaggaaaaagttcaACAGATATCAAAATTTTGAAGATGAGGAGCAAGAGGCTCTGAAGAACT gcaaaaggaagcaaaaggacCTAAGAACCATTCTGAACGAGTCCTGCATAAAGCTGTCAGACTTTCTCTCTCTGCATGGCTCACCTGGGACAACAGATGGGTTTGAATACATCGA GAACCGCCTTAAAGGCTTGAAGCCAGATATTTTGCTGGATCCCATTTGCATTGGTCTCTTTGGCAGCACCGGGGCTGGGAAAAGCACGTTACTGAATGCTATCATAGAGAAAAAATTCTTCTTGCCGGTGTCGGGGAGCAAAACCTGCACGTCTTGTGTGGTGCAGATCAACACAAGCCGCACCAAAAATTATGAAGCAAAAATTTACCTTCTCTCCGATGAG GAGTGGAAGGATGAACTGAAGAGTCTGGTGGCACTTCTTGAACCGGATGAAGATAACGAAAAAGACGAGGAAAGAGATGAGAATGCTTTGAAGATCTGTGCAATCTACGGGCAAGGAGCTGAAACTAAGACCTATGAAGAGCTGTGTGCGATGAAACCCATCATCAATATTCCCTCTTCAAGATGTatcagcttcaaggaaatgcaa GCAGAAGCGCTTTCTGAAAAACTGGAACCGTATATTCGGACTCAAAACATTAATGATGCCACACGAACAGAAATAAGCGAAGAAGACAAAAAGATGCAATTCTGGCCGTTAATCAAAAATGTGGAAGTGACTCTCCCAAGGTCGGATGTGCTTCCAGAAGGCGTCATCCTTATGGATATTCCAGGGACAGGCGATTTCAATAGCAAAAGGGATGCAATGTGGAAAGAG AACATCAACAGATGCTCTGTCATCTGGGTAGTCAACTCTTTCGAACgtattcaaggagaaaaaaaccatGAGAAGCTACTGAGTGAGGGCGTGAAGGCTTTCCAGTGTGGGATGTGCAGGGACATCGCCTTGGTGGCCACAAAGTCTGATAGCCTGGACCTAGAGGAATACAAGAG ggaaagaaaagaaaagaat ACGCCGCTAACAAATGAACATGATGCCATCCTAGAGAGGAATGCAATGGTGAAGCAGCAGAAGAGCAAAGTGGTGAAAAGAAGCCTAGAG AAAAAGCTTCCCAACAACTCCGAAGTTCTGCAAAAGGCGGATCTTGTGTACACGGTCAGTGCCCGGGAGTATTGGCAGGGGAAGAAGCTCAGCAAGGAGGAAACAG AGATCCCAAAGCTGAGGGAGTACATCTGGAAGTTTTATGTGTCAGAGAAGAGGAAGGTGCTAATAGATTATGTACAAGAGGCTCTGGTCATTTTTAAACTGCTTCAGAGTCTCAGCTGCAACCACGACAAACAG CATTTGCATGTGAAAAAAAATACCTTGAAAGACTTCATTATGGGCAAGATCAGTGAGCTGGAGAAAGATATTGAGAAATGTTTCGCATCTATGGAACAGCCACTCAATGAAGGcgtaaatgaagcaaaaaagtCGTACGAGAAAATTATGCGCAAGTTCCTTACT cgAGACCGTGGCTACCAAGGCTATCACAGGACCCTGAAAGCTGTGTGCCTGAAGAACGGTGTGTTTGCCTCCCGGCGCTTTGACCGGATAGACATCAATGAATCTCTGGCTCAGCCCATCTACGAAAAAATTGACATGAATTTTGGACAAATATTCAG GATCCAAATGGGCACCCGGGCCACGCTGAAAGCCAACCTGGTTACCTTCAAATGCGCAGTGCAGCAGAAGCTGAAGGAAACCGAGAGGAAGAAATCGGTGGCTGACGCCTGCAGGCTCGAGTTCCTCGAGCAGGAG ACAGACTTCATCCTCAGTGAGACTGAAAAAGTCATCCTTCAGAGGAAAGCAGATATTTATCACTCCCTCTCAGCGTCCATTCAAAAGGACCTACTGCTATGCTATGAAG AGGCCGCTAAGATAAGAGGATCCCAAGCCTATCAAAGGATGCAAAATGTCATTAGCCAAGGTATAAAGAATGAGGTGGAAAGGGGaatttttgaaaaagcaaaggagaaaatgaaaatcgAGTTACTGAAACTGAAG GTGGACATCACCGGGAAGCTGGAGAAGGACTTTTCTGACGTGCTCAGCCTCGCCTTCTGCCCGTGGGAGGAGCTGGACGGGAAGCTGCCGG GCTTACAGCAGGAATTCTTCTTCATCAACATGATAcacaaggagctgcaggcagctagAGATGCTTAG
- the LOC112993183 gene encoding nuclear GTPase SLIP-GC-like isoform X2 → MAEGGPEQQGNTDGGTEETPRKRKKFNRYQNFEDEEQEALKNCKRKQKDLRTILNESCIKLSDFLSLHGSPGTTDGFEYIENRLKGLKPDILLDPICIGLFGSTGAGKSTLLNAIIEKKFFLPVSGSKTCTSCVVQINTSRTKNYEAKIYLLSDEEWKDELKSLVALLEPDEDNEKDEERDENALKICAIYGQGAETKTYEELCAMKPIINIPSSRCISFKEMQAEALSEKLEPYIRTQNINDATRTEISEEDKKMQFWPLIKNVEVTLPRSDVLPEGVILMDIPGTGDFNSKRDAMWKENINRCSVIWVVNSFERIQGEKNHEKLLSEGVKAFQCGMCRDIALVATKSDSLDLEEYKRERKEKNTPLTNEHDAILERNAMVKQQKSKVVKRSLERDRGYQGYHRTLKAVCLKNGVFASRRFDRIDINESLAQPIYEKIDMNFGQIFRIQMGTRATLKANLVTFKCAVQQKLKETERKKSVADACRLEFLEQETDFILSETEKVILQRKADIYHSLSASIQKDLLLCYEEAAKIRGSQAYQRMQNVISQGIKNEVERGIFEKAKEKMKIELLKLKVDITGKLEKDFSDVLSLAFCPWEELDGKLPGLQQEFFFINMIHKELQAARDA, encoded by the exons ATGGCAGAGGGAGGACCAGAACAACAAG GCAACACGGATGGTGGAACAGAAGAGACtcccaggaaaaggaaaaagttcaACAGATATCAAAATTTTGAAGATGAGGAGCAAGAGGCTCTGAAGAACT gcaaaaggaagcaaaaggacCTAAGAACCATTCTGAACGAGTCCTGCATAAAGCTGTCAGACTTTCTCTCTCTGCATGGCTCACCTGGGACAACAGATGGGTTTGAATACATCGA GAACCGCCTTAAAGGCTTGAAGCCAGATATTTTGCTGGATCCCATTTGCATTGGTCTCTTTGGCAGCACCGGGGCTGGGAAAAGCACGTTACTGAATGCTATCATAGAGAAAAAATTCTTCTTGCCGGTGTCGGGGAGCAAAACCTGCACGTCTTGTGTGGTGCAGATCAACACAAGCCGCACCAAAAATTATGAAGCAAAAATTTACCTTCTCTCCGATGAG GAGTGGAAGGATGAACTGAAGAGTCTGGTGGCACTTCTTGAACCGGATGAAGATAACGAAAAAGACGAGGAAAGAGATGAGAATGCTTTGAAGATCTGTGCAATCTACGGGCAAGGAGCTGAAACTAAGACCTATGAAGAGCTGTGTGCGATGAAACCCATCATCAATATTCCCTCTTCAAGATGTatcagcttcaaggaaatgcaa GCAGAAGCGCTTTCTGAAAAACTGGAACCGTATATTCGGACTCAAAACATTAATGATGCCACACGAACAGAAATAAGCGAAGAAGACAAAAAGATGCAATTCTGGCCGTTAATCAAAAATGTGGAAGTGACTCTCCCAAGGTCGGATGTGCTTCCAGAAGGCGTCATCCTTATGGATATTCCAGGGACAGGCGATTTCAATAGCAAAAGGGATGCAATGTGGAAAGAG AACATCAACAGATGCTCTGTCATCTGGGTAGTCAACTCTTTCGAACgtattcaaggagaaaaaaaccatGAGAAGCTACTGAGTGAGGGCGTGAAGGCTTTCCAGTGTGGGATGTGCAGGGACATCGCCTTGGTGGCCACAAAGTCTGATAGCCTGGACCTAGAGGAATACAAGAG ggaaagaaaagaaaagaat ACGCCGCTAACAAATGAACATGATGCCATCCTAGAGAGGAATGCAATGGTGAAGCAGCAGAAGAGCAAAGTGGTGAAAAGAAGCCTAGAG cgAGACCGTGGCTACCAAGGCTATCACAGGACCCTGAAAGCTGTGTGCCTGAAGAACGGTGTGTTTGCCTCCCGGCGCTTTGACCGGATAGACATCAATGAATCTCTGGCTCAGCCCATCTACGAAAAAATTGACATGAATTTTGGACAAATATTCAG GATCCAAATGGGCACCCGGGCCACGCTGAAAGCCAACCTGGTTACCTTCAAATGCGCAGTGCAGCAGAAGCTGAAGGAAACCGAGAGGAAGAAATCGGTGGCTGACGCCTGCAGGCTCGAGTTCCTCGAGCAGGAG ACAGACTTCATCCTCAGTGAGACTGAAAAAGTCATCCTTCAGAGGAAAGCAGATATTTATCACTCCCTCTCAGCGTCCATTCAAAAGGACCTACTGCTATGCTATGAAG AGGCCGCTAAGATAAGAGGATCCCAAGCCTATCAAAGGATGCAAAATGTCATTAGCCAAGGTATAAAGAATGAGGTGGAAAGGGGaatttttgaaaaagcaaaggagaaaatgaaaatcgAGTTACTGAAACTGAAG GTGGACATCACCGGGAAGCTGGAGAAGGACTTTTCTGACGTGCTCAGCCTCGCCTTCTGCCCGTGGGAGGAGCTGGACGGGAAGCTGCCGG GCTTACAGCAGGAATTCTTCTTCATCAACATGATAcacaaggagctgcaggcagctagAGATGCTTAG
- the LOC112993190 gene encoding L-gulonolactone oxidase-like isoform X3, whose protein sequence is MARQRNKRVKVVGGGHSPSDIACTDDFMIHMGKMNRILKVDKEKQQVTVEGGIFLSDLNVELSKHGLALANLGAVSEVAAAGVIGTGTHNTGIEHGILPTQVVELTLLTASGEILECSESVNGDIFQAARLHLGCLGVVLTVTFQCVPQFHLHEVAFPSTLTEVLDHLSDHLKRSKYFRFLWFPHSENVSVIYQDPTSKPSSSSASWFWDYAIGYYLLEFLLWISTFVPSLVRWINRFFFWLLFSSRVENVAISYKIFNYECRFKQHVQDWAIPIEKTKEALLELKAALENNPKMVAHYPVEVRFARGDEIWLSPCFRRDSCYMNIIMYRPYGKNVPRLNYWLTYEGIMKKHGGRPHWAKAHTCTRKDFETMYPAFPKFCAVREKLDPTGMFLNTYLEKVFY, encoded by the exons TGATGACTTCATGATCCACATGGGGAAGATGAACAGGATCCTCAAG GTGGATAAGGAGAAGCAGCAAGTGACGGTGGAAGGTGGGATTTTCCTCTCGGACCTGAATGTCGAGCTGAGCAAGCATGGGCTGGCCTTGGCCAA CTTAGGCGCTGTTTCCGAGGTGGCAGCGGCCGGCGTGATCGGCACGGGGACGCACAACACCGGGATTGAGCACGGCATCCTGCCCACCCAG GTCGTGGAGCTGACACTGCTGACTGCCTCGGGGGAGATCCTGGAGTGCTCGGAGTCGGTCAACGGGGACATCTTCCAGGCTGCCCGCCTGCACCTGGGCTGCCTGGGCGTCGTGCTCACGGTCACCTTCCAGTGCGTCCCCCAGTTCCATCTGCATGAGGTGGCCTTCCCGTCCACCCTCACCGAG GTGCTCGATCATCTCAGTGACCACCTGAAGAGATCCAAATACTTCCGCTTCCTGTGGTTCCCACACAGCGAGAACGTCAGTGTCATCTACCAGGACCCCACCAGCAAG ccctcctcttcctccgccaGCTGGTTTTGGGATTATGCCATTGGCTACTATTTGCTGGAGTTTCTGCTCTGGATCAG CACCTTCGTGCCTAGCTTGGTTCGCTGGATCAACCGCTTCTTCTTCTGGCTCCTCTTCAGCTCCCGGGTGGAGAACGTTGCCATCAGCTACAAGATCTTCAACTACGAGTGTCGCTTCAAGCAGCACGTTCAGGACTGGGCCATCCCCAT TGAGAAGACGAAGGAGGCCTTGCTGGAGCTGAAGGCTGCTCTGGAGAACAACCCGAAGATGGTGGCTCACTACCCTGTGGAGGTGCGCTTTGCGCGGGGGGACGAGATCTGGCTGAGCCCCTGCTTTCGGCGGGACAGCTGCTACATGAACATCATCATGTACCG ACCTTATGGAAAGAACGTCCCGCGGCTCAACTACTGGCTCACCTACGAGGGCATCATGAAGAAGCACGGCGGGCGACCGCACTGGGCAAAG GCCCACACGTGCACCCGAAAGGACTTTGAGACCATGTACCCGGCCTTCCCCAAGTTCTGCGCCGTCCGGGAGAAGCTGGATCCCACGGGAATGTTCCTGAACACCTACCTGGAAAAGGTGTTTTACTGA